From the Brassica napus cultivar Da-Ae chromosome A8, Da-Ae, whole genome shotgun sequence genome, one window contains:
- the LOC111199880 gene encoding uncharacterized protein LOC111199880, whose product MNRLRGRGAWILGSAAMPHLKKRAQNSLVALQDSYLSTKDLLERQRVVFTVATSVASVATAWIGYSLRHYNETRIDQRLESIENAMKHTHELERGELKELVDPVGSRFTSTIATAGTTLIIGYGLGWRGGIWYANRKFKREQMRLAGQLKPREWKLLLGRIKPRAWPTSRFLRRPFPRQNKTTTTTTTENALKTPPPEGAA is encoded by the exons ATGAATCGGCTGAGAGGCCGAGGGGCATGGATTCTAGGTTCCGCAGCTATGCCTCATCTGAAGAAGAGAGCCCAGAACTCATTGGTCGCCCTCCAAGACTCTTATCTCTCCACCAAG GATTTGCTGGAGAGGCAGAGGGTGGTGTTTACAGTTGCAACTTCTGTTGCATCTGTTGCTACCGCTTGGATTG GTTATTCATTACGCCACTACAATGAAACTAGGATCGATCAGAGGCTGGAATCTATTGAGAATGCG ATGAAACACACCCATGAGTTGGAACGAGGAGAACtcaaggagcttgttgatccaGTCGGTTCCAGGTTCACGTCAACAATTGCCACCGCTGGAACCACTTTGATCATCGG gTATGGGTTGGGTTGGCGAGGAGGGATATGGTATGCAAACAGGAAGTTCAAAAGAGAACAAATGAGATTGGCTGGGCAGCTAAAACCGAGAGAATGGAAGTTATTGTTAGGGAGGATAAAACCCCGAGCTTGGCCTACCTCAAGGTTCCTCAGACGACCATTCCCAAGGCagaacaaaacaacaacaacaacaacaacagaaaaTGCTTTGAAGACACCACCACCTGAGGGTGCCGCTTGA
- the LOC125577213 gene encoding receptor-like protein 54 — protein MKIHLAVFFFITITCFFGCVSMTIFPVPPSPDQVEILLAFKNEFPSRNCDPIWNTPDVVFRSPNISSWTKEAVSFDGVVFDNATGAVTELNLGGACISGTIQANSSLFRFQHLRYLRLFINHFDSSPLPSGFGRLTNLEYLDLSQNGFIGEVPSSISNLSRLTSLDLSYNKLTGRFPHIHNLTLLSSIDLSYNQFSETIPSSLFTMPSLWYLDLRQNHLKDPLENMTSSPSSKLVHLDMAKNLFSSRILEPISKLPNLTHLDLSVEDSTYTINFDFLPFKSLEYLDLSGNTVSALNTSSKNLSFLILSNCNLTELPTSIKTLQNLRGLDVSKNRLKGKVPEWLWKLPSLGNVNLSQNSLSFLEGSPEVLLNSSLSELDLSSNNFHGSFPITPPTIQVMAASNNYFTGDIPLTLCKASQLILLDLSYNNISGSIHRCLTNVSVLKLRNNGLTGRLPDIDSGLLVLLDVAHNHLSGKLPRSLVNCTSLKFLNVEGNSISDTFPFWLKTLPKLEVIVLRSNRFHGPISSSPERTLSFTALRIMDISLNSFDGTLPSDYFTNLSGPLVNPPQGNRWPEYRGDWHYKYPTEPWYYPSIDVRNKGRNMELAKIPDTCTIIDFSGNGFGGKIPESIGFLKALIVLDLSNNDFTGRVPSSLAKLTQLESLDLSRNQLSGNIPQEIRVLTFLAYINMSYNRLTGQIPQGTQIGGQPKSSFEGNIDLCGLPLEETCFRETTGAPSTQRTQEPELAKQEEVLDWKAAALGYGPGVLFGVAIGQAFATYKPALFYKLFRL, from the exons ATGAAAATTCATTTGGccgttttcttcttcatcaccatcACTTGTTTCTTTGGTTGTGTCAGTATGACCATCTTCCCAGTTCCTCCTAGTCCGGACCAAGTTGAGATTCTTTTGGCTTTCAAGAATGAGTTTCCATCCCGCAACTGCGACCCTATTTGGAACACGCCGGATGTCGTGTTCCGTAGTCCAAACATAAGCTCTTGGACCAAAGAAGCAGTTTCCTTCGATGGAGTTGTGTTTGATAATGCCACAGGTGCGGTCACAGAGCTAAACCTTGGTGGTGCATGTATCAGCGGCACCATCCAGGCTAACAGTAGCCTCTTCCGATTCCAACACCTCAGGTACCTCCGTCTCTTTATCAACCACTTTGACTCGTCCCCACTCCCCTCCGGATTCGGCAGACTCACCAACTTGGAATATTTAGATCTTAGCCAGAATGGTTTTATAGGAGAAGTTCCATCCTCAATCAGTAACCTAAGCCGCTTAACCTCCTTGGACCTTTCATACAACAAACTCACCGGTCGTTTTCCCCATATACATAACTTAACACTTCTTTCTTCTATAGACCTTTCCTATAATCAGTTCTCTGAAACCATTCCTTCTTCTCTATTCACCATGCCTTCTCTATGGTATCTTGATTTGCGCCAAAACCATCTTAAAGACCCTCTTGAAAACATGACTTCTTCTCCGAGTTCTAAGCTTGTGCATCTAGACATGGCCAAGAATCTTTTTAGTTCTCGAATCCTAGAACCTATCTCAAAGCTACCAAACCTCACACACCTCGACCTATCTGTTGAGGATTC AACCTACACCATCAACTTCGATTTCTTGCCGTTCAAGTCTCTAGAGTATTTGGATCTTTCCGGCAACACTGTGTCAGCGCTTAACACCTCTTCCAAAAACTTGTCGTTTCTAATCTTGTCCAACTGCAACCTCACCGAGCTCCCCACGTCTATAAAGACCTTACAAAACTTGAGGGGACTAGACGTTTCCAAGAATAGGCTCAAAGGAAAAGTGCCTGAATGGTTATGGAAACTTCCTTCTTTGGGAAATGTAAATCTCTCTCAAAACTCCTTAAGTTTCTTGGAAGGTTCTCCAGAGGTGCTCCTTAACTCGTCTCTCTCCGAGTTAGATTTGAGTTCAAACAACTTCCACGGCTCCTTTCCTATTACCCCACCCACCATCCAGGTCATGGCTGCATCAAATAACTATTTCACTGGGGACATACCTCTTACACTCTGCAAAGCATCTCAACTAATACTCCTTGATCTATCATACAACAACATCAGTGGGTCAATTCACCGGTGCTTGACAAATGTATCGGTGTTGAAACTCCGAAACAACGGCCTCACTGGGAGACTTCCTGACATAGATAGTGGTTTATTAGTACTACTTGATGTTGCCCACAATCATTTAAGTGGGAAGCTTCCAAGGTCTCTTGTGAACTGCacaagcctaaagtttctaaatgTGGAAGGGAATAGCATCAGTGATACTTTCCCTTTCTGGCTGAAGACCTTGCCGAAACTTGAAGTCATTGTTCTGAGATCAAACAGATTCCATGGTCCCATATCTTCTTCTCCTGAGAGAACTCTTTCGTTTACAGCGCTGAGGATAATGGACATATCACTTAACAGCTTCGACGGGACTCTGCCATCAGATTACTTTACGAATTTGAGTGGACCTTTGGTTAATCCTCCTCAAGGGAATCGTTGGCCTGAGTACAGAGGAGACTGGCACTATAAATATCCGACCGAGCCGTGGTATTACCCTTCCATTGACGTGAGAAACAAAGGAAGAAACATGGAGTTGGCAAAGATCCCAGACACATGCACAATAATTGATTTTTCAGGAAATGGTTTTGGAGGGAAGATTCCGGAATCCATAGGTTTCTTGAAAGCTTTGATCGTGCTGGACTTATCTAACAACGATTTCACAGGTCGTGTTCCATCGTCTCTGGCCAAACTCACACAGCTCGAGTCACTGGACCTATCTCGAAACCAACTTTCTGGGAATATTCCTCAAGAGATAAGAGTTCTCACGTTCTTGGCGTACATTAACATGTCATATAACAGACTCACGGGACAAATACCACAGGGTACACAGATTGGAGGGCAACCTAAATCCTCCTTTGAAGGGAATATCGATCTTTGTGGTCTTCCTCTTGAGGAGACTTGTTTCAGGGAAACTACTGGAGCACCATCAACACAACGGACACAAGAGCCAGAACTGGCAAAGCAAGAAGAGGTGTTGGACTGGAAAGCAGCTGCATTAGGATATGGACCTGGAGTCTTGTTTGGTGTGGCGATCGGACAAGCCTTTGCTACATATAAACCGGCCTTGTTCTATAAGTTGTTTCGCCTTTGA
- the LOC106430216 gene encoding clathrin coat assembly protein AP180-like: MPSKLKKAIGAVKDQTSISLAKVTNGANRSRGGDLTTLEVAILKATSHDEDVPIDDRLVSDILSIISSKKSHAPACAAAIGRRIGRTRSWIVALKSLVLVLRIFQDGDPYFPREVLHAMKRGAKILNLSTFRDDSNSRPWDYTAFVRTYALYLDERLDCFLTGKLQRRYTTNNKNQTGIRSRFNPRVRNKTDEPAVRDMKPATLLDKITYWQRLLDRAIATRPTGDAKANRLVKTSLYAVAQESFDLYRDISDGLALLLDSFFHLPYKSCIHAFQASVRASKQFEEVIGFYDLCKANGVGRTSEYPSVQKISMELLETLQEFLKDQSSFPGNNAGMYPSPNSLLLPPPPSTVSSSLSERCCSDYGSFREDAGTSSPSMSCRSEPYGGGGGREDLNGNSFDTVSTKSLPNTPSSVTLKMLDDKERKKKKQEEASDPWEALMLRDEPRKNIETIPEEPSTTSERQRDSGNWLLALEETVTTEVDDTNSMAIVPFGLDDHMPALQATMEQHNPFLVEPAQPVAKSGELMSTAFSALADTEFQGNVPDDFVPSSAPTFKATGSLPDKCEPFATFESFGLGESVSENGGVHEQSVLQEQQLWLQNQNKIISKHLN, encoded by the coding sequence ATGCCGAGCAAGCTGAAAAAAGCGATTGGAGCGGTTAAAGACCAAACGAGCATCAGCCTCGCCAAAGTCACCAACGGAGCCAACAGAAGCCGCGGCGGCGACCTCACCACCCTCGAAGTCGCCATCCTCAAAGCCACAAGCCACGACGAGGACGTCCCGATCGACGACCGTCTCGTCTCCGACATCCTCTCAATCATATCCTCCAAAAAATCCCACGCCCCCGCCTGCGCCGCCGCGATCGGCCGCCGCATCGGGCGGACGCGGAGCTGGATCGTCGCGCTAAAATCCCTAGTCCTCGTCCTCAGGATCTTCCAAGACGGAGACCCTTACTTCCCCCGCGAAGTCCTCCACGCCATGAAACGCGGCGCGAAGATCCTCAACCTCTCCACCTTCCGCGACGACTCGAACTCGCGACCTTGGGATTACACAGCCTTCGTCCGCACGTACGCGCTATACCTCGACGAGAGGCTCGACTGCTTCTTAACCGGGAAGTTACAGAGACGGTACACTACTAATAACAAGAACCAAACCGGAATCAGATCCCGGTTTAATCCGAGAGTTAGAAATAAAACCGACGAACCGGCCGTTAGAGATATGAAACCGGCGACGCTCCTCGACAAAATCACGTACTGGCAGAGACTGCTCGACAGAGCCATCGCCACGCGTCCCACGGGGGACGCGAAGGCGAACAGGCTCGTGAAGACGTCTCTCTACGCCGTGGCGCAAGAGAGCTTCGATCTCTACAGAGACATCTCCGACGGTTTGGCTCTCCTCCTCGACAGCTTCTTCCACCTTCCGTACAAATCTTGCATCCACGCGTTTCAAGCCTCCGTCAGAGCTTCAAAGCAGTTCGAGGAGGTTATTGGATTCTATGATCTTTGTAAAGCCAACGGCGTGGGGCGCACGTCTGAGTATCCGAGCGTTCAGAAGATCTCGATGGAGCTTTTGGAGACGCTTCAGGAGTTTTTGAAAGATCAGTCTTCGTTTCCGGGGAACAATGCTGGGATGTATCCTTCGCCGAatagtcttcttcttcctcctcctccttcgaCGGTTTCGAGCTCGTTGTCGGAGAGGTGTTGTTCGGATTACGGGTCGTTTCGGGAGGATGCGGGGACTAGTAGTCCTTCGATGTCTTGTCGTTCAGAGCCttacggaggaggaggaggaagagaggaTCTTAATGGGAATAGCTTTGATACGGTTTCGACTAAGTCTCTTCCTAATACTCCCTCCAGTGTCACATTAAAGATGTTGGATGacaaggagaggaagaagaagaagcaagaggAAGCTTCTGATCCTTGGGAGGCTTTGATGTTGAGAGATGAACCGAGGAAGAACATTGAAACGATTCCTGAAGAGCCTTCAACAACCTCTGAGAGGCAGAGAGACTCTGGGAACTGGTTGCTTGCGCTGGAAGAAACGGTTACTACGGAAGTAGATGATACTAACTCCATGGCGATAGTACCGTTCGGGTTAGATGATCACATGCCTGCGTTGCAAGCCACCATGGAGCAACACAATCCATTCCTGGTAGAACCAGCTCAGCCCGTAGCTAAGAGTGGAGAACTGATGAGTACCGCGTTCAGTGCCTTGGCTGATACGGAGTTTCAGGGAAACGTTCCTGACGATTTTGTGCCCTCGTCTGCGCCAACTTTCAAGGCCACGGGGAGTTTACCCGACAAGTGTGAGCCATTTGCAACATTTGAGAGTTTTGGGTTGGGAGAGAGTGTTTCAGAAAATGGAGGGGTACATGAGCAATCTGTGTTGCAAGAACAGCAGTTATGGTTGCAGAATCAAAACAAGATCATATCTAAGCATTTGAATTGA
- the LOC125577212 gene encoding general transcription factor IIH subunit 2, whose product MSNQRKRPNGEREEDDEEDDAEGIGQWERAYVDDRSWEALQEDESGLLRPIDTSAIYHAQYRRRLRMLSAAAAGTRIQKGLIRYLYIVIDFSRAAAETDFRPSRMAIMAKHVEAFIREFFDQNPLSQIGLVSIKNGIAHTLTDLGGSPESHIQALMGKLEAAGDSSLQNALELVHEHLNQIPSYGHREVLILYSALSTSDPGDIMETIQKCKKSRLRCSVIGLSAEMFICKHLCQETGGLYSVAVDEVHLKDLLLEHAPPPPAIAEFAISNLIKMGFPQRAAEGSMAICSCHKEVKIGAGYTCPRCKARVCELPTECTICGLTLVSSPHLARSYHHLFPIAPFDEVPTLSSSNDPRRKLGKSCFGCQQSLLGAGNKPGPCVTCRKCKHYFCLDCDIYIHESLHNCPGCESTHRPKSVSLLEE is encoded by the exons ATGAGTAATCAGAGAAAGAGACCCAacggagaaagagaagaagacgaCGAGGAGGACGATGCGGAAGGTATCGGCCAGTGGGAGAGAGCTTACGTTGACGACAGATCCTGGGAGGCCTTGCAAGAGGACGAGTCTGGGCTTCTACGGCCGATTGACACCAGTGCCATTTACCATGCTCAGTATCGCCGCCGCCTCCGCATGCTCTCCGCCGCCGCAGCTGGTACTCGCATCCAGAAGGGGCTTATTCGCTATTTATACATCGTCATTGACTTCTCTCGG GCAGCTGCGGAAACAGATTTCAGACCAAGCCGGATGGCCATAATGGCGAAACATGTTGAAGCATTCATTAGAGAGTTCTTTGACCAGAATCCTCTGAGTCAAATCGGTCTGGTCTCTATAAAAAACGGAATCGCACATACCTTAACAGATCTTGGTGGCAGTCCTGAGTCACACATACAAGCGTTGATGGGAAAGCTGGAAGCCGCGGGTGACTCATCTTTGCAGAACGCCCTGGAGCTTGTGCATGAGCATCTCAACCAGATCCCATCTTATGGTCATCGCGAAGTTCTGATATTGTATTCAGCTCTAAGCACCTCTGATCCGGGAGATATCATGGAGACAATTCAGAAATGCAAGAAATCAAGATTAAGATGCTCTGTTATTGGACTCTCTGCAGAGATGTTCATATGCAAACACCTATGCCAAGAAACTGGTGGGTTATACTCCGTTGCAGTAGATGAGGTGCATCTAAAGGATTTGCTTCTTGAACATGCGCCTCCACCTCCGGCAATAGCAGAATTTGCAATTTCTAATCTGATCAAGATGGGTTTCCCACAAAGAGCTGCTGAGGGTTCAATGGCGATCTGTTCGTGTCATAAGGAAGTTAAGATCGGAGCTGGTTACACGTGCCCGAGATGCAAAGCTCGTGTGTGTGAGCTCCCTACGGAATGCACCATCTGTGGTCTGACGCTTGTTTCGTCGCCACATCTTGCGAGATCATACCATCACCTCTTCCCAATTGCTCCGTTTGATGAGGTTCCTACTCTTTCAAGTTCGAATGATCCTCGGAGAAAATTGGGGAAGAGTTGTTTTGGTTGTCAACAGAGCTTACTTGGTGCAG GGAACAAACCGGGACCATGCGTAACATGTCGGAAATGCAAGCACTATTTCTGTCTGGACTGCGACATATACATCCACGAGAGCTTACACAACTGTCCTGGTTGCGAGAGCACTCACCGTCCTAAATCTGTGTCCTTGTTGGAAGAATGA